Proteins encoded by one window of Chondromyces crocatus:
- a CDS encoding M16 family metallopeptidase, producing the protein MFARKLLRARLRGLPSRASAVCVLAAALGAMSVVVPAVAQPSSAAQPASASKRVEVTLPFEKYVLPNGLEVILHEDRRTPIVAVNVWYHVGSKDEAAGKNGFAHLFEHVMFQGSKNVGEDLFFKYLERAGASERNGTTNTDRTNYFETVPSNQLGLVLWLESDRMGWLLDHADEKTFASQRDVVKNERRQRYENAPYGLVSQFVNAALFPEGHPYHLLTIGTPQDLDAASMEDVRGFFKTYYVPGNATLVIAGDIDKAKTKPLVEKYFGSIPAGAKPVVKTAADPGDLKSEKRLAVEADVELPRVQIAWVTPPFFAKGDAELDFVAQVLATGKSSRLYKRLVHDLQIAQDVYARQASSQLASTFHIMVTLKRDQSPEKVLQIIDEEVEKLRKEAPTEDELTRAKARTLSDMVFQMEEVTARADTLNMYNQYTGDPGYLSKDLARYEGVKLADVQQAAATLLPATRRVVTVVTPTKGAPKAGRLVSSTAGKQGK; encoded by the coding sequence ATGTTCGCTCGAAAGCTCCTCCGAGCCCGCCTGCGGGGGCTCCCATCGCGAGCCTCCGCGGTGTGCGTGCTGGCTGCCGCGCTCGGTGCGATGTCCGTCGTGGTCCCGGCGGTCGCTCAGCCGTCATCGGCGGCGCAGCCGGCGTCGGCCAGCAAGCGCGTCGAGGTGACGCTGCCCTTCGAGAAGTACGTCTTGCCGAACGGGCTGGAAGTCATCCTGCACGAGGATCGCCGCACGCCGATCGTGGCGGTGAACGTCTGGTACCACGTGGGCTCCAAGGACGAAGCGGCTGGCAAGAACGGGTTCGCGCACCTGTTCGAGCACGTGATGTTCCAGGGGTCGAAGAACGTGGGGGAGGACCTGTTCTTCAAGTACCTGGAGCGCGCGGGGGCCAGCGAGCGGAACGGGACCACCAACACGGACCGGACGAACTACTTCGAGACCGTGCCTTCGAACCAGCTCGGGCTGGTGCTCTGGCTGGAGAGCGACCGGATGGGGTGGCTGCTCGACCACGCCGACGAGAAAACGTTCGCGAGCCAGCGGGACGTGGTGAAGAACGAGCGGCGGCAGCGCTACGAGAACGCGCCGTACGGGCTGGTGTCGCAGTTCGTGAACGCGGCGCTCTTCCCGGAGGGGCACCCCTACCACCTGCTGACCATCGGGACGCCGCAGGACCTCGACGCGGCGAGCATGGAAGACGTGCGGGGGTTCTTCAAGACGTACTACGTGCCGGGGAACGCGACCTTGGTCATCGCGGGCGACATCGACAAGGCGAAGACGAAGCCGCTCGTGGAGAAGTATTTCGGCTCCATCCCCGCGGGGGCGAAGCCGGTGGTGAAGACGGCCGCCGATCCGGGGGATCTGAAGTCGGAGAAGCGGCTCGCGGTGGAGGCCGATGTGGAGCTTCCGCGCGTGCAGATCGCCTGGGTGACGCCGCCGTTCTTCGCGAAGGGGGACGCGGAGCTCGATTTCGTGGCCCAGGTGCTCGCCACGGGGAAGAGCAGCCGGCTCTACAAGCGCCTCGTCCACGATCTGCAGATCGCGCAGGACGTCTACGCGCGGCAGGCCTCCAGTCAGCTCGCGAGCACCTTCCACATCATGGTGACGCTGAAGCGGGACCAGTCGCCCGAGAAGGTGCTGCAGATCATCGACGAGGAGGTGGAGAAGCTGCGCAAGGAGGCGCCCACCGAGGATGAGCTGACCCGGGCGAAGGCGCGCACGCTGTCGGACATGGTCTTCCAGATGGAGGAGGTCACCGCGCGCGCGGACACCTTGAACATGTACAACCAGTACACGGGGGATCCCGGGTATCTCTCCAAGGATCTGGCGCGGTACGAGGGGGTGAAGCTGGCGGATGTGCAGCAGGCTGCCGCCACACTGCTGCCTGCCACGCGGCGGGTGGTCACGGTGGTGACGCCGACGAAGGGCGCGCCCAAGGCAGGGCGCCTGGTGAGCAGCACTGCCGGAAAGCAGGGGAAGTGA
- a CDS encoding SRPBCC family protein → MSTSEPPSPSSPPPSQPPPPRSIRRVLRLWFGFSDPVGRRPYLITGVSLMVLKYLLEAGLVFAVTGKSWSPITYLNPIMSLRLAELRDAPTWLYVLLATSTLPFMWIGASMSVRRAVDAGGSAWLGMGFMIPILNLPTMLALAAVPSKAGATWTPQPTTVFRSPGAQPRIPLQIDTGLKAALLGVAAAVTVGLSMMFLSVYGLGLYGVTLFFITPLVMGVVSAFLFNRPHPRPLGNTILVALASTFIAGAGMLLLALEGIICLAMAFPIAVFIAILGALIGRAVAVQTRTPLRHTAAMMLALPGIAGAEAQVTTVPLHEVQTAIEIDAPPEAVWPNVIGFSELPRPAEWVFRTGIAYPTRARIEGEGVGAVRHCEFTTGPFVEPITAWEPPRRLAFDVAAQPPAMKEWSPFQHVHPPHLDGSLRSRRGEFRLIPLPGGRTRLEGSTWYELSMAPTLYWKVWSDDVLHRIHHRVLQHVKRLSEERARAASSDT, encoded by the coding sequence ATGAGCACCAGCGAGCCTCCCTCCCCCTCCTCGCCTCCGCCCTCCCAGCCACCACCTCCACGATCCATCCGCCGCGTGCTGCGGCTCTGGTTCGGCTTCTCCGACCCGGTGGGACGCAGGCCGTACCTGATCACGGGCGTCAGCCTCATGGTCCTCAAGTACCTGCTCGAAGCAGGGCTCGTCTTTGCGGTCACCGGCAAGTCCTGGAGCCCCATCACGTACCTGAACCCCATCATGTCGCTGCGCCTCGCCGAGCTGCGCGACGCCCCCACCTGGCTGTACGTGCTGCTCGCGACCAGCACCCTCCCCTTCATGTGGATCGGCGCGAGCATGAGCGTGCGCCGCGCCGTCGACGCCGGAGGCTCCGCCTGGCTCGGCATGGGCTTCATGATCCCCATCCTCAACCTCCCCACCATGCTCGCGCTCGCGGCCGTGCCCTCGAAAGCAGGCGCCACGTGGACCCCGCAGCCGACCACGGTGTTCAGGAGCCCCGGCGCCCAGCCTCGCATCCCCCTGCAGATCGACACCGGCCTCAAGGCAGCCCTCCTCGGCGTTGCCGCCGCGGTGACCGTGGGCCTGTCGATGATGTTCCTCTCCGTCTACGGACTCGGCCTCTACGGCGTCACGCTGTTCTTCATCACCCCGCTCGTCATGGGCGTCGTGAGCGCCTTTCTCTTCAACCGCCCCCATCCGCGACCGCTGGGCAACACCATCCTGGTCGCCCTGGCGAGCACCTTCATCGCCGGAGCGGGCATGCTGCTCCTCGCGCTCGAAGGCATCATCTGCCTCGCCATGGCCTTCCCCATCGCCGTCTTCATCGCGATCCTGGGCGCCTTGATCGGCAGGGCCGTCGCGGTCCAGACCCGCACCCCGCTCCGGCACACCGCAGCGATGATGCTCGCGCTCCCCGGCATCGCCGGCGCCGAGGCCCAGGTGACCACGGTCCCTCTCCACGAGGTCCAGACCGCCATCGAGATCGACGCGCCCCCCGAGGCCGTCTGGCCCAACGTCATCGGCTTCAGCGAGCTACCGCGCCCCGCGGAGTGGGTGTTCCGCACCGGCATCGCCTACCCCACCCGCGCCCGCATCGAAGGCGAAGGCGTCGGCGCCGTCCGCCACTGCGAGTTCACCACGGGACCCTTCGTCGAGCCGATCACCGCCTGGGAGCCTCCCCGCCGCCTCGCCTTCGACGTCGCAGCCCAGCCCCCTGCGATGAAGGAATGGAGCCCATTCCAGCACGTCCATCCCCCTCACCTCGATGGCAGCCTCCGCTCCCGACGCGGCGAGTTCAGGCTCATCCCCCTCCCGGGAGGGCGCACCCGGCTCGAAGGCAGCACCTGGTACGAGCTGTCGATGGCCCCGACCCTCTACTGGAAGGTGTGGAGCGACGACGTCCTCCATCGCATCCACCACCGCGTCCTCCAGCACGTGAAGCGCCTCAGCGAAGAGCGCGCACGCGCCGCCTCCTCCGACACCTGA
- a CDS encoding SRPBCC family protein — MSEPPPASSPPVSRPPSQSIPRRMLRLWFGFSDPVARRPYLITGVSLMVLKYLLEAGLVFVVTGKSWSPLTYLNPIMSQRLAELRDAPTWMYVLLALNTLPFMWIGASMSVRRAVDAGMSAWFGLGFIVPILNLPTLLMLAALPSRPGAIWLLQSTPELGIPDDASGLPLPIDTGLKAALLGVAAAVAVGLSMTIISVHSFDLYGATLFFVTPLVMGVVSAFLYNRPHPRSLRSTMYTTLASTLIAGACLLLFALEGLLCLFMAFPIAACIAILGALIGRAVAVQTRTPFKHTAAMMLALPGIAGAEAQVTTVPLHEVQTAIEIDAPPEAVWPNVIGFSELPRPAEWVFRTGIAYPTRARIEGEGVGAVRHCEFTTGPFVEPITAWEPPRRLAFDVAAQPPAMKEWSPFQHVHPPHLDGSLRSRRGEFRLIPLPGGRTRLEGSTWYELSMAPTLYWKVWSDDVLHRIHHRVLQHVKRLSEESARAASSET, encoded by the coding sequence ATGAGCGAGCCTCCCCCGGCCTCCTCGCCGCCGGTCTCCCGGCCCCCCTCGCAGTCGATCCCGCGCCGCATGCTGCGGCTCTGGTTCGGCTTCTCCGACCCGGTGGCGCGCAGGCCATACCTCATCACCGGCGTCAGCCTCATGGTCCTCAAGTACCTGCTCGAGGCCGGGCTCGTCTTCGTGGTCACCGGCAAGTCCTGGAGCCCCCTCACGTACCTGAACCCCATCATGTCGCAGCGACTCGCCGAGCTACGCGACGCCCCCACCTGGATGTATGTGCTGCTCGCGCTCAACACCCTCCCCTTCATGTGGATCGGCGCGAGCATGAGCGTGCGACGTGCCGTCGACGCAGGCATGTCCGCGTGGTTCGGGCTGGGCTTCATCGTCCCCATCCTCAACCTCCCCACCTTGCTCATGCTCGCCGCCTTGCCCTCCCGGCCTGGCGCGATCTGGCTGCTGCAATCGACCCCGGAGCTCGGCATACCGGACGACGCATCGGGCCTCCCCTTGCCGATCGATACCGGACTCAAGGCAGCCCTCCTCGGCGTGGCAGCCGCGGTGGCCGTGGGCCTGTCGATGACGATCATCTCCGTCCATAGCTTCGACCTCTACGGCGCCACGCTGTTCTTCGTCACCCCCCTCGTCATGGGCGTCGTGAGCGCCTTTCTCTACAACCGCCCGCACCCCCGCTCGTTGCGCAGCACCATGTACACCACGCTGGCGAGCACCCTCATCGCCGGAGCGTGCCTGCTCCTCTTCGCCCTCGAAGGCCTCCTTTGCCTCTTCATGGCCTTCCCCATCGCCGCCTGCATCGCGATCCTGGGCGCCTTGATCGGCAGAGCCGTCGCCGTGCAAACCCGGACCCCCTTCAAGCACACCGCGGCGATGATGCTCGCGCTCCCCGGCATCGCCGGCGCCGAGGCCCAGGTGACGACGGTCCCCCTCCACGAGGTCCAGACCGCCATCGAGATCGACGCGCCCCCCGAGGCCGTCTGGCCCAACGTCATCGGCTTCAGCGAGCTACCGCGCCCCGCGGAGTGGGTGTTCCGCACCGGCATCGCCTACCCCACCCGCGCCCGCATCGAAGGCGAAGGCGTCGGCGCCGTCCGCCACTGCGAGTTCACCACGGGACCCTTCGTCGAGCCGATCACCGCCTGGGAGCCGCCCCGCCGCCTCGCCTTCGACGTCGCAGCCCAGCCCCCTGCGATGAAGGAATGGAGCCCATTCCAGCACGTCCATCCCCCTCACCTCGACGGCAGCCTCCGCTCCCGACGCGGCGAGTTCAGGCTCATCCCTCTCCCTGGAGGACGCACTCGGCTCGAAGGCAGCACCTGGTACGAGCTGTCGATGGCTCCGACCCTCTACTGGAAGGTGTGGAGCGACGACGTCCTCCATCGCATCCACCACCGCGTGCTCCAGCACGTGAAGCGCCTCAGCGAAGAGAGCGCGCGTGCCGCCTCCTCCGAGACCTGA